Genomic DNA from Rhodothermales bacterium:
CCGTGGTGAAGATGGGTCCGGGCTCCAGCAACCTCAGTCACACCGCGGACGAGCGCATCCGCATCGACGAGCTGGAGCGGGCCGTGACCGTGTATCGCGAGACGATCGAACATTACTTCGCATGAAGCCGATCTGGAACAAGGACGGGACGGGCGCGGAGGACTGGGTTACCCGGTTCACGGTGGGGGAGGACCACCTCTGGGATACCGTGCTGTTGCCGTACGATCTCACTGCATCAGAGGCCCACGCGTGGGGCCTGGCGCAGATCGGCGTGCTTGGTCTGGAGGAGCTTGTGTCGATCCAGCAGGCCTTCCAGACGCTTCGGGAAGAGCACGCCGCCGGAACGCTGCAGGTCACCCGGGAGGACGAGGACTGTCACACGGTAATCGAGCGCCGTCTGACGGAGATGGTGGGCGATCCCGGCCGCAAAATCCACACAGGCCGCTCCCGCAATGACCAGGTGCTGGCAGCCCTGCGGTTGTACCTGCGGGACCAGGCCGAAGCGGCAGGACACGGTGTGCGTGCGATGGCTCTGGCGCTCTGCGACCTGGCTGACCGCCATCCCGACACGTTCCTGCCGGGCTACACCCATCTTCAGCGGGCCATGCCGTCCACAGTCGCGCTCTGGGCGCTCGGCTTCGCCGAGCTCGCAGCCGGGGACCTGGAACTGCTGGGGCAGTCCCGCGCGCAGATCAATTCCTCCCCGCTGGGCAGCGCGGCCGGCTATGGTGTGCCCGCACTGGACCTGCCGCGAGAGGCAGTGGCCGCGCGGCTGGGCTTCGAGCGCGTGCAGACGCACGTCACGTCCGTGCAACTGTCGCGCGGAAAGGCCGAGGCGGCGCTGGTGCATGCCCTGCTGCAGACCACATCGACCATCAACCGCCTGGCCTCGGATCTGGTGCTCTACAACACCAGCGAATTCGGCTTCGTGACGCTTCCCCGGGAGTACACAACGGGGAGTTCGATCATGCCACAGAAGCGCAATCCGGACGTGCTGGAGCTGGCGCGGGCCAGCTACCACCGGGTTGCTGCCGAATTCAGCCTTCTGACCACGCTGCCGGCAAATCTTTCGTCCGGCTACCATCGCGATCTGCAACTGACCAAGGAAGCCGTGATGCGCGCCGTTCGGGTCACGGGCGATGTGCTCATCGCCATGAACGCCGTCCTGCCTGGTGTGCGGTTCAATCCGGAGGCGACCCGCGCGGCGGACGATCCGGCCCTGCACGCCACCACCGCCGCGCTGAATCGTGTCC
This window encodes:
- the argH gene encoding argininosuccinate lyase encodes the protein MKPIWNKDGTGAEDWVTRFTVGEDHLWDTVLLPYDLTASEAHAWGLAQIGVLGLEELVSIQQAFQTLREEHAAGTLQVTREDEDCHTVIERRLTEMVGDPGRKIHTGRSRNDQVLAALRLYLRDQAEAAGHGVRAMALALCDLADRHPDTFLPGYTHLQRAMPSTVALWALGFAELAAGDLELLGQSRAQINSSPLGSAAGYGVPALDLPREAVAARLGFERVQTHVTSVQLSRGKAEAALVHALLQTTSTINRLASDLVLYNTSEFGFVTLPREYTTGSSIMPQKRNPDVLELARASYHRVAAEFSLLTTLPANLSSGYHRDLQLTKEAVMRAVRVTGDVLIAMNAVLPGVRFNPEATRAADDPALHATTAALNRVRDGQAFRDAYRDVAGDREAWTQAMHASTGYVTPGTPGQEDADAVRRLIGERGSWL